A window of the Candidatus Obscuribacterales bacterium genome harbors these coding sequences:
- a CDS encoding SWIM zinc finger family protein, with product MSNLSYDTLANREWWAQRWIDHLESFGRMPRLARARNYAREGNVVKLAFSGSKVLARVQGTAPEPYRVSLSLDQFEDEQWQYVIESMSEQAVFSAKLLAGEMPQTIEEVFTANGLSLFPLTKFDIHSKCSCPDKANPCKHIGAVYYLLGDRFSDDPFVLFQLRGRTKDQVIADLRQMRNAGNTEIPESEPVSLPTEAIALDQVWIYEEQLESSLVVIAPTLGTETVLDTLGPLPLKLDVTGGAANVSQTLTEELRGIYSQVSQQAVLDAMRAGQSESMN from the coding sequence ATGTCGAATTTATCCTACGATACGCTAGCAAACCGAGAATGGTGGGCGCAACGCTGGATCGACCACCTCGAATCGTTTGGGCGAATGCCCCGCCTGGCCCGCGCTCGCAACTATGCCCGTGAAGGCAATGTGGTGAAATTAGCATTCTCTGGATCGAAGGTGCTGGCTCGGGTACAGGGAACTGCGCCTGAACCCTATCGAGTTTCTCTATCCCTCGATCAATTTGAGGATGAACAGTGGCAATACGTGATCGAATCTATGTCTGAACAGGCGGTGTTCTCAGCCAAGCTGTTAGCTGGAGAAATGCCCCAAACCATTGAGGAAGTATTCACAGCCAATGGTCTCAGCCTGTTTCCGTTAACCAAATTTGATATTCATAGCAAATGCTCCTGTCCTGATAAGGCCAACCCTTGCAAGCATATCGGCGCGGTGTACTACCTCTTAGGCGATCGCTTCAGTGATGATCCTTTTGTCTTGTTTCAGCTACGAGGGCGGACGAAAGATCAGGTGATTGCCGACCTACGGCAGATGCGTAATGCCGGCAATACAGAGATCCCAGAATCAGAGCCCGTTTCCCTACCAACAGAAGCGATCGCCCTCGACCAAGTGTGGATTTATGAAGAACAGCTAGAATCGTCCCTTGTGGTGATTGCACCGACCCTAGGCACCGAAACCGTGTTGGATACCCTAGGGCCGCTTCCCTTGAAACTGGATGTTACGGGCGGGGCCGCGAATGTGTCTCAGACGCTGACGGAAGAACTTCGGGGTATCTACAGTCAGGTGAGCCAGCAAGCTGTGCTCGATGCCATGCGGGCCGGGCAATCCGAGTCTATGAACTAA